Genomic DNA from Haloplanus aerogenes:
CGACCGTGGGCGATGATCTATATCCCGAGCCACTCGTCGTTTCGGACCTGATATCCGTTCGCCCGGCAGAACTTCGCCGCTTCTCGGCGTACTGCCCGGGACGACGGGAGCCTCTCCTTGTCGCGGATTCGCTCGACGATCCAGTCGCTGATGGCCCGAATCCCTTCGTCGTCGTCATCGGCGTCGATCGCTTCGAGTTCCTGGAAGGTCGTCTCGTACGCTTTGCGCTGTGACCAACTGAACTCCGTATTCGGAAGCGTCTTGCTGGCTTCCACGACCCGTTTCATGGCCGCGGCAACGGTCGGTCGCTGGACCTGCACCCGGACGGCCGCTGGAGAGTCGAACGTTTCCTCGTCCGACTCCGGTACGAGTTCCTC
This window encodes:
- a CDS encoding DUF5789 family protein, with protein sequence MADNKSGRDKQAQDAERRQQEREVATELERGDEIEPPVDAAELADFEASLEALTFPVTGTEVVAAIGDHRIESAEGSYKIEELVPESDEETFDSPAAVRVQVQRPTVAAAMKRVVEASKTLPNTEFSWSQRKAYETTFQELEAIDADDDDEGIRAISDWIVERIRDKERLPSSRAVRREAAKFCRANGYQVRNDEWLGI